One genomic segment of Amycolatopsis sp. Hca4 includes these proteins:
- a CDS encoding YbaB/EbfC family nucleoid-associated protein: MPDSIDASDAMIDNWTQRLEENAARYQALADRVQGQTVTERSKDGTVQVTVDSRGLLKNLVIAETAAGKRMAEVSAQVMQLVQRAQARIPELLQQAMTETTGTGDQAAAEIVREAQSTFPAPPPEPEPAFPEPDRVRRFLPEDTEEPPRTPPAPPAPPAPPQPPRRRRPVDDDDDDFGGPILS; the protein is encoded by the coding sequence ATGCCGGACAGCATCGACGCCAGCGACGCGATGATCGACAACTGGACCCAGCGGCTCGAGGAGAACGCCGCCCGGTACCAGGCGCTGGCCGATCGCGTGCAGGGGCAGACGGTCACCGAGCGGTCGAAGGACGGCACGGTCCAGGTGACCGTCGACTCCCGCGGGCTGCTGAAGAACCTCGTCATCGCCGAGACCGCGGCCGGGAAGCGGATGGCCGAGGTGTCGGCGCAGGTCATGCAGCTGGTGCAGCGGGCGCAGGCGCGGATCCCGGAGCTGCTGCAGCAGGCGATGACCGAGACCACCGGCACCGGCGACCAGGCCGCGGCCGAGATCGTCCGAGAGGCGCAGAGCACGTTCCCGGCGCCGCCGCCCGAGCCCGAGCCGGCGTTCCCGGAGCCTGACCGCGTCCGCCGGTTCCTGCCGGAGGACACCGAGGAGCCGCCGCGGACCCCGCCAGCGCCACCCGCGCCGCCTGCTCCGCCGCAGCCGCCGCGGCGCCGTCGTCCGGTGGACGACGATGACGACGACTTCGGCGGGCCGATCCTTTCCTGA
- the ilvA gene encoding threonine ammonia-lyase: MELVTLERIQAARELLKGVTRVTPMEHARDLRKLHGGPVHLKCENLQRTGSFKIRGAYTRIHGLTQAERDRGVVAASAGNHAQGVALASSLLGAKSTVFMPLRAPLPKLAATRGYGADVHLHGALLEETLRAAIEFGERTGAVFIHPFDHPDVIAGQGTVGLEILEQVPGVKTILVATGGGGLVGGVASAVKALRPDVRVVGVQAEEAAAYPPSLAAGAPVRLSTTSTMADGIAVGEPGLVSFAHVESLVDDVVTVSEQFLSRAVLLCLERRKLVVEPAGAAPVAALLQHPGIFEPPVVAILSGGNVDPVLLLQIIQHGMTAGGRYLHLRLRVPDRPGSLVGVLKCVSELGANVLDVEHSRISGSLDLGEADVVLALETRGPEHCKEVEFALSNAGYTVV, from the coding sequence ATGGAACTCGTCACCCTCGAGCGGATCCAGGCCGCCCGGGAACTCCTCAAGGGAGTGACCCGGGTGACGCCGATGGAGCACGCGCGCGACCTGCGCAAACTCCACGGCGGTCCGGTGCACCTGAAGTGCGAAAACCTGCAGCGGACGGGGTCGTTCAAGATCCGCGGCGCCTACACGCGCATCCACGGCCTCACCCAGGCCGAACGAGATCGGGGCGTCGTCGCCGCCAGCGCCGGCAACCACGCGCAGGGCGTCGCGCTGGCGTCGTCGCTGCTCGGCGCCAAGTCCACCGTCTTCATGCCGCTGCGGGCCCCGCTGCCGAAGCTGGCCGCCACCCGCGGCTACGGCGCCGACGTCCACCTGCACGGCGCCCTCCTGGAGGAGACGCTCAGAGCCGCGATCGAGTTCGGCGAGCGGACCGGGGCGGTGTTCATCCACCCGTTCGACCACCCGGACGTCATCGCCGGCCAGGGCACGGTCGGCCTCGAGATCCTCGAGCAGGTGCCGGGGGTGAAGACCATCCTGGTCGCCACCGGCGGCGGCGGGCTGGTCGGCGGGGTCGCGTCGGCGGTGAAGGCGCTGCGCCCGGATGTCCGGGTCGTCGGCGTCCAGGCCGAGGAAGCCGCCGCCTACCCGCCGTCGCTGGCCGCGGGCGCGCCGGTGCGGCTGAGCACGACGTCGACGATGGCCGACGGGATCGCGGTCGGCGAGCCCGGCCTGGTCAGCTTCGCCCACGTCGAGTCGCTGGTCGACGACGTCGTGACGGTGTCGGAGCAGTTCCTGTCCCGCGCGGTGCTGCTGTGCCTGGAACGGCGGAAGCTGGTGGTCGAGCCGGCCGGTGCGGCGCCGGTCGCCGCGCTGCTGCAGCACCCCGGGATCTTCGAGCCCCCGGTCGTGGCCATCCTCTCCGGCGGCAACGTCGACCCGGTGCTCCTGCTGCAGATCATCCAGCACGGCATGACCGCGGGCGGCCGCTACCTGCACCTGCGGCTGCGGGTGCCGGACCGCCCGGGCTCGCTGGTCGGCGTGCTGAAGTGCGTCAGCGAGCTGGGCGCGAACGTGCTCGACGTCGAGCATTCGCGCATCTCCGGCAGCCTCGACCTCGGCGAGGCCGACGTCGTGCTCGCGCTGGAGACCCGCGGGCCCGAGCACTGCAAGGAAGTCGAGTTCGCCCTGTCCAACGCGGGCTACACGGTCGTCTGA
- a CDS encoding type VII secretion target translates to MTDMELSTDLTAHAKQLDAIGDGLQQAVDAANQVSMPTDAYGILCQPFRMMLDPVEQYGIDALKDAVQAMTAVSGKVREAAAAYRRYESGVADDLNSSAGGA, encoded by the coding sequence ATGACGGACATGGAACTCAGCACCGACCTGACGGCGCACGCGAAGCAGCTCGACGCCATCGGTGACGGGCTGCAGCAGGCCGTCGACGCGGCGAACCAGGTGAGCATGCCGACCGACGCGTACGGCATCCTCTGCCAGCCGTTCCGGATGATGCTGGATCCGGTGGAGCAGTACGGGATCGACGCGTTGAAGGACGCCGTCCAGGCGATGACCGCGGTGTCGGGCAAGGTCCGCGAGGCCGCGGCGGCCTACCGCCGGTACGAGAGCGGGGTCGCCGACGACCTGAACTCCTCCGCGGGCGGTGCGTGA
- a CDS encoding MBL fold metallo-hydrolase — MSTEPMCQACGMQYAAARENCPVCEDERQYVPQSGQQWTNLSALRESGTYTPRIEDQGPGIVGVGSNPGFAIGQRALLVRARSGNFLWDCAAYLDDALVQRVRDLGGITGIAISHPHYYTTMVEWARAFDVPVYLHEADQQWIGRPDPAVKLWSGTTLDLADDLRLINLGVHFDGGTVLHWPDGENGRGALLSGDIVQVIPDRTHVGFMYSYPNLIPERPSVVRRAAELLAGYRFEAIYGAWWDAVVRTDGFEVVQRSAKRYLAQVV, encoded by the coding sequence GTGAGCACCGAACCGATGTGCCAGGCCTGCGGCATGCAGTACGCCGCGGCCCGGGAGAACTGCCCGGTCTGCGAAGACGAACGCCAGTACGTCCCGCAGTCCGGGCAGCAGTGGACGAACCTGTCCGCGCTCCGCGAAAGCGGCACCTACACCCCGCGGATCGAAGACCAGGGTCCCGGCATCGTCGGCGTCGGCTCGAACCCCGGTTTCGCGATCGGCCAGCGCGCGCTGCTGGTGCGGGCCCGCTCGGGCAACTTCCTCTGGGACTGCGCCGCCTACCTCGACGACGCGCTGGTCCAGCGGGTCCGCGACCTCGGCGGGATCACCGGCATCGCGATCAGCCACCCGCACTACTACACGACGATGGTCGAGTGGGCGCGCGCGTTCGACGTCCCGGTCTACCTGCACGAAGCCGACCAGCAGTGGATCGGCAGGCCCGACCCGGCGGTGAAGCTGTGGTCCGGCACCACCCTGGACCTCGCCGACGACCTGCGGCTGATCAACCTGGGCGTGCACTTCGACGGCGGCACGGTGCTGCACTGGCCGGACGGCGAAAACGGCCGGGGTGCGCTGCTGTCCGGCGACATCGTGCAGGTGATCCCCGACCGGACGCACGTGGGCTTCATGTACAGCTACCCGAACCTGATCCCGGAGCGGCCGAGCGTCGTCCGCCGCGCGGCCGAGCTGCTCGCGGGCTACCGCTTCGAGGCGATCTACGGCGCCTGGTGGGACGCGGTCGTCCGCACCGACGGCTTCGAGGTCGTCCAGCGGTCGGCCAAGCGCTACCTGGCCCAGGTCGTCTGA
- the hppD gene encoding 4-hydroxyphenylpyruvate dioxygenase, whose protein sequence is MTQTAEPQGALDDVSYDQLRQLVGLVDHDASTDPFPVKAMDAVVFIAGNATQTAWYYQIAFGMQLVAYSGPETGDFERKSYVLKSGSARFVITGGVKPDSPLLDHHRKHGDGVIDLALETTDVDKCIEHARAQGATILEEPHDVSDEHGTVRVAAIATYGETRHSLVDRSRYNGVYLPGYEPRESTIKRPEGAPKRLFQAVDHCVGNVELGKMDYWVDWYHRVMGFVNMAEFVGDDIATEYSALMSKVVSNGNHRVKFPLNEPAVAKKKSQIDEYLEFYDGAGCQHIALATNDIIATVTAMRAAGVEFLDTPDSYYDDPELRARIGNVRVPIETLKEHSILVDRDEDGYLLQIFTKPIGDRPTVFYELIERHGSLGFGKGNFKALFEAIEREQERRGNL, encoded by the coding sequence ATGACCCAGACTGCCGAACCCCAGGGTGCCCTCGACGACGTCAGCTACGACCAGCTGCGTCAGCTGGTCGGGCTCGTCGACCACGACGCCTCGACCGACCCGTTCCCGGTCAAGGCCATGGACGCGGTGGTGTTCATCGCCGGCAACGCCACCCAGACCGCCTGGTACTACCAGATCGCGTTCGGGATGCAGCTCGTCGCCTACTCCGGTCCCGAGACCGGCGACTTCGAGCGCAAGTCCTACGTGCTGAAGTCCGGCTCGGCCCGGTTCGTCATCACCGGCGGCGTGAAGCCGGACTCCCCGCTGCTGGACCACCACCGCAAGCACGGCGACGGCGTCATCGACCTGGCGCTGGAGACCACCGACGTCGACAAGTGCATCGAGCACGCGCGGGCACAGGGCGCGACCATCCTCGAAGAGCCGCACGACGTCTCCGACGAGCACGGCACGGTCCGCGTCGCCGCCATCGCGACCTACGGCGAAACCCGCCACTCGCTGGTCGACCGGTCGCGCTACAACGGCGTCTACCTGCCCGGCTACGAGCCGCGCGAGAGCACGATCAAGCGGCCCGAGGGTGCGCCGAAGCGGCTGTTCCAGGCCGTCGACCACTGCGTCGGCAACGTCGAGCTCGGCAAGATGGACTACTGGGTCGACTGGTACCACCGCGTCATGGGCTTCGTGAACATGGCGGAGTTCGTCGGCGACGACATCGCGACCGAGTACTCGGCCCTGATGAGCAAGGTCGTCTCGAACGGCAACCACCGGGTGAAGTTCCCGCTGAACGAGCCGGCCGTGGCGAAGAAGAAGTCGCAGATCGACGAGTACCTCGAGTTCTACGACGGTGCCGGCTGCCAGCACATCGCGCTGGCCACCAACGACATCATCGCCACGGTGACGGCGATGCGCGCCGCCGGCGTCGAGTTCCTCGACACCCCGGACTCCTACTACGACGACCCGGAGCTGCGCGCCCGGATCGGCAACGTGCGCGTGCCGATCGAGACGCTCAAGGAGCACAGCATCCTGGTCGACCGCGACGAGGACGGCTACCTGCTGCAGATCTTCACCAAGCCGATCGGCGACCGCCCGACCGTGTTCTACGAGCTGATCGAGCGGCACGGCTCGCTGGGCTTCGGGAAGGGCAACTTCAAGGCGCTGTTCGAAGCGATCGAGCGTGAGCAGGAGCGCCGAGGCAACCTCTGA
- a CDS encoding ferredoxin yields the protein MTQPPGPLRPDQQQEIVRQIGAVLMSQVPPGWRQVRVEYRAAGRHVEADLLVTGPDGVPRPGPPHPGAVRLLGVLRSGMYQPGFGTWLGAILVFEPAQPPDVDFVRPDLEPPFRQQPPPIGFQDELRFFPRADEHIPAWLRERAGLAPAPAAGEVRTPRIYDGVDATGKPLVRRAPLVPAEAERVLAYLDAAPVILASRSNGPDAFAPDRTDAVPMNFRTDGAWAWPGAVAYYLREHGVPPDPDLVAHIRARRFTAPSEVPEPAKDLALAAITGESPQTTV from the coding sequence ATGACCCAGCCACCGGGTCCGCTGCGCCCGGACCAGCAGCAGGAGATCGTCCGCCAGATCGGGGCGGTGCTGATGTCGCAGGTGCCGCCGGGGTGGCGGCAGGTGCGCGTGGAGTACCGCGCCGCCGGGCGGCACGTCGAAGCCGACCTGCTGGTCACCGGGCCGGACGGCGTGCCCCGGCCCGGTCCGCCGCACCCGGGAGCCGTGCGGCTGCTGGGGGTGCTGCGCTCGGGGATGTACCAGCCCGGCTTCGGCACGTGGCTGGGCGCGATCCTGGTGTTCGAGCCGGCGCAGCCACCCGACGTCGACTTCGTGCGGCCCGACCTCGAACCGCCGTTCCGGCAGCAGCCGCCGCCGATCGGGTTCCAGGACGAGCTGCGGTTCTTCCCGCGCGCCGACGAGCACATCCCGGCGTGGCTGCGGGAGCGCGCCGGGCTCGCCCCGGCGCCCGCGGCCGGCGAGGTGCGCACACCGCGGATCTACGACGGCGTCGACGCGACGGGAAAGCCGCTGGTCCGGCGCGCACCGCTCGTCCCGGCGGAAGCCGAGCGGGTGCTCGCCTACCTCGACGCGGCGCCGGTCATCCTGGCCTCCCGCAGCAACGGGCCGGACGCCTTCGCGCCGGACCGCACGGACGCCGTCCCGATGAACTTCCGCACCGACGGGGCCTGGGCCTGGCCCGGCGCGGTGGCGTACTACCTGCGTGAGCACGGCGTGCCGCCGGACCCGGACCTGGTCGCCCACATCCGGGCCCGCCGCTTCACCGCGCCGTCGGAGGTCCCCGAACCTGCCAAGGACCTGGCCTTGGCCGCCATCACCGGCGAAAGCCCTCAGACGACCGTGTAG
- a CDS encoding DUF4307 domain-containing protein, which yields MAGGPAETAAPALLADRYGAGRAKTSRRWRRWLFLAIALLVSGLIAWVAYVNLGSAPIDAERIAFSGKPGNAMEITLNVTRDDDSRPGVCVVRVRDKTGAESGRKELLIPAGAKYNRISTTIKSIGEPVTADVFGCSYDIPRYLSTP from the coding sequence TTGGCAGGCGGACCGGCGGAAACGGCAGCGCCCGCGCTGCTCGCGGACCGCTACGGCGCCGGACGCGCGAAGACGTCCCGGCGCTGGCGGCGCTGGCTCTTCCTGGCCATCGCCCTGCTGGTCAGCGGCCTGATCGCCTGGGTCGCGTACGTGAACCTCGGTTCGGCGCCGATCGACGCCGAGCGCATCGCGTTCAGCGGAAAACCGGGCAACGCGATGGAAATCACCCTCAACGTCACCCGGGACGACGACAGCAGGCCCGGCGTGTGCGTGGTCCGCGTCCGCGACAAGACCGGCGCCGAGAGCGGCCGCAAGGAGCTCCTCATCCCGGCCGGCGCGAAGTACAACCGGATCAGCACGACGATCAAGAGCATCGGGGAACCGGTTACGGCAGATGTCTTCGGCTGCTCGTACGACATACCACGGTATCTGTCAACCCCATAG
- a CDS encoding pyridoxamine 5'-phosphate oxidase family protein, translated as MTTVYEPGRGPGPAKPTEEASSRLLAAHSLGALATVNRGGFPHLSTVAYAWDPEARVVRIGSTAGRAKVRQLARDPHASLYVGSDDHLAFAVAAGVAEVSPVSAVPGDETGRELLAMQAPFDDPEQEAAFLRNMVEDRRVVIRLRVERLYGGGLDVGA; from the coding sequence GTGACCACCGTTTACGAGCCGGGCCGCGGGCCCGGACCCGCCAAGCCCACCGAAGAAGCGTCGAGCCGGCTGCTGGCCGCCCACAGCCTGGGCGCACTGGCCACCGTGAACCGCGGCGGCTTCCCGCACCTGTCCACGGTCGCCTACGCCTGGGATCCGGAGGCGCGCGTGGTGCGGATCGGGTCCACCGCGGGGCGTGCCAAGGTGCGCCAGCTGGCCCGTGATCCGCACGCTTCGCTCTACGTCGGCAGTGACGACCACCTGGCGTTCGCGGTCGCCGCAGGGGTGGCCGAGGTGTCACCGGTCAGCGCGGTGCCCGGTGACGAGACCGGCCGGGAGCTGCTCGCGATGCAGGCGCCGTTCGACGACCCCGAGCAGGAGGCGGCGTTCCTGCGGAACATGGTCGAGGACCGCCGCGTGGTCATCCGGCTCCGGGTGGAGCGGCTCTACGGCGGCGGCCTCGACGTCGGTGCCTGA
- a CDS encoding Lrp/AsnC family transcriptional regulator translates to MPENLDALDARLLLLLTDSPRLGVLECARRLGVARGTVQARLDRLTERGILGGFPPELDLAAMGYGLTAFAWLEIAQGRRAEVTEALSAIDEVCEVHATTGQGDLFVRMVARGNDDLQRVIDEVVGVPDVLRTSTSIALSTPVPPRVRPLLERTARG, encoded by the coding sequence ATGCCCGAGAACCTCGATGCGCTGGACGCGCGGCTGCTGCTGTTGCTCACCGATTCGCCGCGCCTCGGGGTGCTGGAGTGCGCCCGCCGCCTCGGGGTGGCCCGCGGGACGGTCCAGGCGCGCCTCGACCGCCTGACCGAGCGCGGCATCCTCGGCGGCTTCCCGCCGGAGCTGGACCTGGCGGCGATGGGCTACGGCCTGACCGCGTTCGCGTGGCTGGAGATCGCCCAGGGCCGCCGCGCGGAGGTGACGGAAGCGCTTTCGGCGATCGACGAGGTGTGCGAGGTCCACGCGACCACCGGCCAGGGCGACCTGTTCGTCCGGATGGTGGCGCGGGGCAACGACGACCTGCAGCGGGTGATCGACGAGGTGGTCGGCGTCCCGGACGTGCTGCGGACGTCGACGTCGATCGCCCTGTCGACGCCGGTGCCGCCGCGGGTCCGCCCCCTGCTGGAGCGGACCGCGCGGGGCTGA
- the greA gene encoding transcription elongation factor GreA has protein sequence MVTVSDTKVTWLTQDAYDRLKHELDEMIENRPVIAARINDSREEGDLKENGGYHAAREEQGQAEARIRHLQELLRSAKVGEAPANDGTAGPGKVLTVRYEGDDEDEKFLLATREEGAEGELDVYSPESPLGKALLGAKEGESREYELPNGKVQKVTLVKAVPYTDDK, from the coding sequence ATGGTGACCGTGAGCGACACCAAGGTGACCTGGCTCACCCAGGATGCCTACGACCGGCTCAAGCACGAGCTCGACGAAATGATCGAGAATCGGCCGGTCATCGCCGCGCGCATCAACGACAGCCGCGAAGAGGGTGACCTCAAGGAAAACGGGGGTTACCACGCGGCTCGTGAGGAGCAGGGCCAGGCCGAGGCGCGCATCCGGCACCTGCAGGAGCTGCTCCGCTCGGCCAAGGTCGGCGAAGCGCCCGCGAACGACGGCACGGCCGGCCCGGGCAAGGTGCTCACCGTCCGCTACGAGGGCGACGACGAGGACGAGAAGTTCCTCCTGGCCACCCGTGAAGAGGGCGCCGAAGGCGAGCTCGACGTGTACTCCCCGGAGTCGCCGCTGGGCAAGGCCCTGCTCGGCGCCAAGGAGGGCGAGTCGCGCGAGTACGAGCTGCCCAACGGCAAGGTCCAGAAGGTGACGCTCGTCAAGGCGGTTCCGTACACCGACGACAAATAA
- the mca gene encoding mycothiol conjugate amidase Mca, translating into MVDADEQRKTANPRLRMMAVHAHPDDESSKGAATMARYAAEGHEVLVVTCTGGEAGSILNPAMDRPEVLANMAEIRREEMARAAKILGVSQRWLGFVDSGLPEGDPLPPVPEGSFSVVPLEESTEALVRVIREFRPHVITTYDENGGYPHPDHIRTHEVSMAAWDAAPDPERFPDAGEPWQPLKLYYVHGFSRARMLLFDEALKKAGLESPYTEWLANWDPDRGDVMERVTTRVECSEYFEARDEALKAHATQIDPTSRWFAVPRDMQREVWPTEEYELVKSLVDSTLPEDDLFAGITGAEEKVDT; encoded by the coding sequence ATGGTGGACGCCGACGAGCAGAGGAAAACCGCCAACCCGCGCCTGCGCATGATGGCCGTGCACGCGCACCCGGACGACGAGTCGAGCAAGGGTGCGGCCACGATGGCCCGCTACGCCGCCGAGGGGCACGAGGTGCTGGTCGTCACGTGCACCGGGGGCGAAGCCGGCAGCATCCTCAACCCGGCCATGGACCGGCCGGAGGTGCTGGCCAACATGGCCGAGATCCGCCGGGAGGAGATGGCCCGCGCGGCCAAGATCCTCGGTGTGAGCCAGCGCTGGCTGGGCTTCGTCGACTCCGGCCTCCCGGAGGGCGACCCGCTGCCCCCGGTGCCCGAGGGGTCGTTCTCCGTCGTGCCCCTGGAGGAGTCCACCGAGGCGCTGGTGCGCGTGATCCGCGAGTTCCGCCCGCACGTGATCACCACGTACGACGAGAACGGCGGCTACCCGCACCCGGACCACATCCGCACCCACGAGGTCTCGATGGCGGCGTGGGACGCGGCACCCGACCCGGAGCGCTTCCCGGACGCCGGCGAGCCGTGGCAGCCGCTCAAGCTGTACTACGTGCACGGCTTCTCGCGGGCCCGGATGCTGCTGTTCGACGAAGCACTGAAGAAGGCCGGGCTCGAGTCGCCGTACACCGAGTGGCTGGCCAACTGGGACCCGGACCGGGGCGATGTGATGGAGCGGGTGACCACCCGCGTCGAGTGCAGTGAATACTTCGAGGCGCGGGACGAGGCGCTGAAGGCGCACGCCACGCAGATCGACCCGACCAGCCGCTGGTTCGCCGTGCCGCGGGACATGCAGCGCGAGGTCTGGCCGACCGAGGAGTACGAGCTGGTGAAGTCGCTGGTCGACAGCACGTTGCCGGAGGACGACCTGTTCGCCGGCATCACCGGCGCCGAGGAGAAGGTGGACACATGA
- a CDS encoding cystathionine gamma-synthase, translating to MVDDYSELGFETRAIHAGQKPDPRTGAVIVPIYQTSTYAQDGVGGTREGDYEYSRTANPTRSALEEALASLEGGRHALAFASGMAASDVVLRSTLRPGDHLVLGNDAYGGTFRLIDKVLSLWGVEHTVADLANLDEVRAAIRPETKLIWCESPTNPMLGVADIAALAGVAHDAGARLVVDNTFATPYLQNPLSLGADIVLHSTTKYLGGHSDVVGGAIITNEDELREQFFYLRNAAGAVPGPFDAWLTLRGIKTLALRMERHSDNAEKIVQALVKHPKVAKVYYPGLPEHPGHETAAKQMRRFGGMVSFSHVDGEAAALEVASRTKLFILAESLGGIESLIEHPGKMTHASTAGSTLQVPADLLRLSVGIEDGRDLVADLLAALG from the coding sequence ATGGTGGACGACTACTCCGAATTGGGCTTCGAGACGCGCGCGATCCACGCCGGTCAGAAGCCCGACCCCCGCACCGGCGCGGTGATCGTGCCGATCTACCAGACCTCGACCTACGCGCAGGACGGCGTGGGCGGGACCCGCGAGGGCGACTACGAGTACTCGCGCACCGCGAACCCGACCCGGTCGGCGCTGGAAGAGGCGCTGGCCTCGCTGGAAGGCGGCCGGCACGCGCTGGCCTTCGCCTCCGGCATGGCCGCCTCCGACGTGGTGCTGCGCAGTACCCTGCGCCCCGGTGACCACCTCGTGCTCGGCAACGACGCCTACGGCGGCACGTTCCGCCTGATCGACAAGGTGCTCAGCCTGTGGGGCGTCGAGCACACCGTCGCCGACCTGGCGAACCTCGACGAGGTGCGCGCCGCGATCCGGCCGGAGACCAAGCTGATCTGGTGCGAGTCGCCGACCAACCCGATGCTCGGCGTCGCCGACATCGCGGCGCTGGCCGGGGTCGCGCACGACGCCGGCGCCCGCCTGGTGGTCGACAACACCTTCGCGACGCCGTACCTGCAGAACCCGCTGTCGCTGGGCGCGGACATCGTCCTGCACTCGACGACGAAGTACCTCGGCGGCCACTCCGACGTGGTCGGCGGCGCGATCATCACCAACGAGGACGAGCTGCGCGAGCAGTTCTTCTACCTGCGCAACGCCGCGGGCGCGGTGCCAGGGCCGTTCGACGCGTGGCTGACCCTGCGCGGCATCAAGACCCTCGCCCTGCGCATGGAGCGCCACAGCGACAACGCCGAGAAGATCGTCCAGGCCCTGGTCAAGCACCCCAAGGTGGCGAAGGTCTACTACCCCGGCCTGCCGGAGCACCCGGGCCACGAGACGGCGGCGAAGCAGATGCGCCGCTTCGGCGGGATGGTCTCCTTCAGCCACGTGGACGGCGAGGCGGCGGCCCTGGAAGTGGCGAGCCGCACGAAGCTGTTCATCCTCGCCGAGTCGCTCGGCGGCATCGAATCGCTGATCGAGCACCCGGGCAAGATGACCCACGCGAGCACGGCCGGCTCGACCCTCCAGGTCCCGGCCGACCTGCTCCGCCTGTCGGTCGGCATCGAGGACGGCCGCGACCTGGTCGCGGACCTGCTGGCGGCCCTGGGCTGA